A window of Solanum stenotomum isolate F172 chromosome 3, ASM1918654v1, whole genome shotgun sequence contains these coding sequences:
- the LOC125858061 gene encoding protein SHORTAGE IN CHIASMATA 1, whose product MRTRFLGKDYFNSAQFPPGDFLRLPLPHLPTSNTSIFEDLHCFDELPTLSIDVEIERFPIEKTLSRFFSYVFPHRIDVELAEFADPRPFAGKLDVDEQGSCSPEETSGITTEGTMVSYGKGKDNLEMVQFEIPELDSSSLQLLEDIPHFGKENMLILSEISDDGNKLDMPGLEVRLQHSLDTLQSICSVDDICSVSFLEKSSDWLEDSGFSQGKHHSRTYVFPLFEVDEACLGIVSDNSIKEKVLIFENIELQCETPGSEGMGNINELLDSTKFDTLQYLSNGSSATDCLEVEVPCLNFSLEMNLISIIELEKNSVIHQGIENDGPIWVGNPIIFDELQFFDSDLYTFGELLSEVKVDVEDTCDLMLREADNFRNFDELIVSHELIPVDNSFRSLPVPLISENGDIKSLHLCIKEILAELEPQSSSMSDGLYLDWHFVEEEKCKCREDFFNLLGEIDANNIDLCLNFIDNEMLVSNFLFSSDSPQEPNRVESKEILSLPSNAVPVSPMPHNIEVSTKLLKDGKFPIEGVSSQCSSKKASLFGDSWSEFNDLDFFLNPKEYGRDKDYKPADSSIDTNTMVRSRFLSSDTTLVQPQQWNIKVHQILLSSDILLLIDDLRKIFQVIFERRRELIETQDPSQAVDDIVILRLPKKKLIDLIKKRSLCRTSLLQDGDNTISLVTLCAIKQMVWYLCYYGLHTTYLYIEKLYIRLQELNSKLDFLYNLIKDVHQKGEKDIHKFHPSLSVIKDILQSFVSKGSSKILVVAEPVFWWSLKKLLTSMNIAFSQPHNGQKNDFYKLEDASMQMISHCCLVTQEHLSASFPFEKFEIILEYGGSQGSSKVSSILLKSDRVPPLHFLKVELDDPSVAKALCDGVDMPNTDEPSMGGGPHSFSALNEIDVTVEELLNFLPVEKNLKGASVVTLLGNEACSAAAQHAVFSLGSEQNRGSTDSCPETIIIVNTHNFDKEMVISRRTTYQKILAFEKKGVQVVERDLRQPVDIIVSASACLAWYDCKNIAKKATAPDEAFSCLPLCVENIAASILTSLSFAFSGCILVFEGESDFISGIMESSDELYAAAASLGMDIQIFYSYSSEMTDEIILSCIELSSRTSRGLYSKMPESQTLAESFLTAFPSINSLSAHAILSSAGLLVAFLGWTHEHRIHAVQKYQVPDESIILLSALSRFGEREDSKSVMTDCSSSVSSAPDSASLHFKRTYGRTKRKTTWDIENLNIPTREVYDLDPPRTFSEGRLHHPRASGLRDSLISDDINLFDEFGKSSLSFDNEPCVHRQSLDTYVTKDLFKVTDLCDYQMTNNSQMGGGDINKFRAPQIDVCLHPREGVDVGMMNKLGRQNNYSGNFTDHITGEVINIDDTVGSGKAFHNAKSKSFSTQVHAMETPTTGIPTAAKKLFFGASDLEFLNTVEIDSSLDAYTSMRDLGQGSRQGLGQHLNAGFNHKKIQFKHQKWVPDEGISQKVICVSDLTKQEKNAASYGETPLSNALQSTPLQQGSPWTIEFLNRIREKSRSRQQSVPCDLSAPCYGYPGKPSKVTKRKSPSTLELYKYQGNSFQEAATRRKRRMKCMQLPASSSEKASDRPISSWTPVDKRAKRELSFATSGNGGQTKLVWNDKNSHTLGRRY is encoded by the exons ATGCGAACTCGATTTCTCGGCAAGGATTACTTCAATTCCGCTCAATTTCCACCCGGCGACTTCCTCCGCCTCCCTCTTCCACACCTCCCTACTTCGAACACCTCCATTTTTGAAGACCTTCATTGTTTTGATGAACTTCCTACACTTAGTATCGATGTTGAAATCGAGAGATTTCCGATTGAGAAAACTCTCTCTCGCTTCTTCTCATATGTCTTTCCGCACAGGATTGATGTTGAACTTGCTGAGTTCGCAGATCCTCGGCCGTTCGCCGGAAAGCTTGACGTTGACGAGCAGGGAAGTTGCAGTCCCGAGGAAACAAGCGGAATTACTACAGAG GGGACTATGGTTTCCTATGGCAAGGGGAAGGACAATCTCGAAATGGTCCAATTTGAAATTCCAGAGCTGGATTCATCTTCACTTCAATTG CTAGAAGATATCCCTCATTTTGGAAAGGAGAACATGCTGATTCTGTCTGAGATTTCAGATGATGGAAATAAGCTG GATATGCCTGGTCTTGAAGTTAGGCTGCAACATTCCCTTGACACTCTGCAATCAATTTGTTCAGTGGATGACATTTGTTCTGTGTCTTTTCTGGAGAAAAGCTCTGATTGGCTTGAAGATAGTGGTTTCAGTCAGGGGAAACATCATTCTAGAACATATGTCTTTCCTCTTTTCGAAGTCGATGAGGCATGTTTGGGTATTGTCAGCGACAACTCTATAAAGGAGAAAGTTCTAATCTTTGAAAATATTGAGCTTCAGTGTGAGACACCAGGAAGTGAAGGAATGGGTAACATAAATGAGCTTTTGGATTCCACAAAGTTTGACACATTGCAATACCTGTCAAATGGTAGTTCAGCAACGGACTGCCTTGAAGTTGAGGTTCCATGCTTGAATTTCTCTTTAGAGATGAATTTGATAAGTATTATTGAACTTGAGAAAAACTCGGTGATTCATCAAGGCATAGAAAATGATGGTCCAATTTGGGTAGGAAACCCTATCATTTTTGATGAACTGCAATTCTTTGATTCAGACCTTTATACTTTTGGTGAATTGCTGTCTGAAGTAAAAGTAGACGTTGAGGATACATGTGACCTGATGTTGAGGGAGGCTGACAATTTCAGGAACTTCGACGAATTGATTGTTTCCCATGAGCTCATTCCTGTGGATAATTCTTTCAGATCACTGCCTGTGCCGCTAATTTCTGAGAATGGAGATATAAAGTCATTGCACTTGTGTATTAAGGAAATCCTAGCTGAGTTGGAGCCACAGTCTTCCTCCATGTCTGATGGATTATACTTAGATTGGCATTTtgtggaagaagagaaatgCAAGTGTCGAGAAGACTTCTTCAATTTATTGGGAGAGATAGATGCTAACAACATTGACCTTTGCTTGAATTTCATCGACAATGAGATGCTTGTATCAAACTTTCTTTTCTCTAGTGATAGTCCACAAGAACCAAACAGAGTGGAGAGCAAAGAAATATTGAGTTTACCTTCAAATGCCGTTCCTGTTTCTCCCATGCCTCATAACATAGAAGTGTCAACTAAGTTGCTGAAGGATGGAAAGTTCCCAATTGAAGGAGTATCATCCCAATGTAGTTCTAAAAAGGCATCTTTGTTTGGTGACTCCTGGTCAGAGTTTAATGAtcttgattttttcttaaatccAAAAGAGTATGGTAGAGACAAAGACTATAAACCAGCTGACAGTTCCATTGATACCAATACCATGGTCCGGAGCAGATTTCTCTCTTCTGATACCACACTAGTACAACCTCAGCAATGGAATATCAAGGTGCATCAAATATTGTTGTCTTCTGATATTCTACTTCTAATTGATGATCTTAGGAAAATCTTTCAAGTTATCTTTGAAAGACGGAGAGAGTTAATTGAGACTCAGGATCCATCTCAAGCTGTGGACGATATTGTTATTCTCCGCCTTCCAAAGAAAAAGCTCATCGACTTGATTAAGAAAAGAAGTCTGTGCAGGACGTCTTTGTTGCAGGATGGTGATAACACAATATCATTGGTCACATTGTGCGCGATCAAACAGATGGTTTGGTACCTGTGCTACTATGGTCTGCATACAACATATCTATACATAGAAAAGTTGTACATAAGGTTGCAGGAATTGAACTCTAAACTTGACTTCCTCTACAACCTCATAAAAGATGTGCATCAGAAGGGTGAAAAAGATATACATAAGTTCCATCCATCGCTTTCTGTTATTAAAGATATACTGCAGTCGTTTGTGAGCAAGGGTAGTTCAAAAATATTGGTTGTGGCTGAGCCAGTGTTCTGGTGGTCATTGAAGAAACTATTAACTTCCATGAATATTGCATTTAGCCAGCCACATAATGgacaaaagaatgatttttaCAAATTAGAAGATGCCAGCATGCAAATGATCTCACATTGCTGTTTAGTAACCCAAGA gCATCTGTCTGCCTCATTTCCATTTGAAAAATTTGAGATCATCTTGGAATATGGAGGTTCACAAGGATCATCTAAAGTATCTTCCATCTTGCTTAAGTCAGATAGAGTTCCTCCTCTTCATTTCCTTAAGGTGGAGCTGGATGACCCCAGTGTTGCAAAAGCACTTTGTGATGGCGTTGACATGCCCAACACAGATGAACCTAGTATG GGGGGAGGTCCTCACTCTTTCTCTGCTCTCAATGAGATTGACGTTACAGTTGAAGAACTGCTGAATTTCCTTCCAGTGGAAAAGAACTTGAAGGGTGCAAGTGTGGTGACATTACTGGGAAATGAAGCTTGCTCTGCTGCAGCTCAACATGCAGTGTTCAGTTTAGGATCTGAGCAAAATCGTGGAAGCACAGATAGCTGTCCTGAGACAATCATTATAGTTAACACACACAATTTTGATAAGGAAATGGTAATTTCAAGGAGAACTACATACCAAAAGATTCTTGCGTTCGAGAAGAAAGGAGTACAGGTTGTAGAGCGTGATTTACGTCAGCCTGTCGATATTATAGTTAGTGCATCAGCTTGCCTTGCTTGGTATGACTGCAAAAATATTGCAAAGAAAGCTACTGCCCCTGATGAGGCTTTCTCTTGCTTGCCTCTGTGTGTTGAGAATATTGCAGCAAGTATTTTGACGTCACTCAGTTTTGCTTTCAGTGGCTGCATCCTG GTCTTTGAGGGAGAAAGCGACTTTATATCAGGAATTATGGAGTCATCTGATGAGCTCTACGCTGCGGCTGCTAGCTTGGGCATGGATATACAGATCTTTTATTCATATTCTTCTGAGATGACTGATGAGATCATATTATCGTGTATCGAACTTTCCTCGAGGACAAGCAGAGGGCTCTATTCTAAGATGCCTGAGTCACAAACGCTGGCAGAATCCTTCCTTACTGCATTTCCTTCAATCAATTCACTCTCAGCTCATGCAATATTGTCTTCAGCAGGCTTGCTTGTTGCGTTTCTGGGATGGACTCATGAACATAGAATTCATGCAGTTCAAAAATATCAAGTTCCTGATGAAAGCATCATATTACTGAGTGCTTTGAGCAGATTTGGGGAACGGGAGGATTCTAAATCGGTAATGACAGATTGCTCCTCTTCAGTTTCTTCTGCTCCAGACTCTGCAAGTCTTCATTTCAAAAGAACCTATGGGAGGACGAAACGAAAAACCACCTGGGATATTGAGAATCTGAATATACCTACAAGGGAAGTATATGATCTTGATCCACCGAGAACATTTTCTGAAGGCAGACTTCATCATCCCAGAGCATCTGGCCTGCGTGATTCTTTGATTTCAGATGATATCAACTTGTTTGATGAATTTGGGAAGTCTAGCTTATCATTTGACAACGAACCATGCGTTCACAGGCAGTCATTAGACACCTATGTGACAAAAGATCTTTTTAAAGTAACTGATCTCTGTGACTACCAGATGACTAATAATTCACAGATGGGAGGTGGTGATATAAATAAATTCAGGGCTCCACAAATTGATGTGTGTTTGCATCCAAGAGAGGGAGTTGATGTGGGTATGATGAACAAATTGGGTAGACAAAACAACTATTCAGGAAATTTTACAGATCATATCACAGGTGAGGTTATTAACATTGATGATACTGTCGGATCTGGCAAAGCCTTTCATAATGCAAAATCCAAGTCCTTTTCTACCCAGGTGCATGCAATGGAGACTCCTACAACAGGAATTCCTACAGCTGCTAAAAAACTCTTTTTTGGAGCAAGCGATCTAGAATTTCTAAATACTGTGGAAATTGACTCTAGCCTAGATGCCTACACTTCTATGAGAGACCTTGGGCAAGGATCAAGGCAAGGACTGGGACAGCATTTAAATGCAGGTTTCAATCATAAGAAGATTCAATTTAAGCACCAGAAATGGGTCCCAGATGAGGGTATATCCCAGAAAGTAATATGTGTGAGTGATCTGACGAAGCAAGAAAAGAATGCAGCCAGTTATGGAGAAACACCACTCTCAAACGCACTTCAATCCACTCCATTGCAGCAAGGATCACCCTGGACAATTGAATTTCTGAACAGAATCAGGGAAAAGAGTCGGTCACGTCAGCAATCTGTCCCGTGTGACTTATCTGCTCCTTGTTACGGGTACCCTGGGAAACCATCAAAAGTTACAAAGAGAAAGAGTCCCTCTACTCTGGAACTTTACAAGTACCAAGGAAACAGTTTCCAAGAGGCAGCAACTAGGAGAAAGAGGCGTATGAAATGCATGCAGCTACCAGCATCCTCTAGTGAGAAGGCTTCAGATCGTCCTATTTCATCATGGACACCCGTTGATAAAAGAGCAAAACGG GAGCTATCCTTTGCAACAAGCGGAAATGGAGGGCAAACTAAACTGGTATGGAATGACAAGAACTCTCATACATTGGGAAGACGATATTAA
- the LOC125858034 gene encoding uncharacterized protein LOC125858034 isoform X2 — MFKSSKWKKEKIKAVFQMQFQVTQVPKLKAKKLMISLVPADAGKPTVRLGKTAIIEGTCSWENPIYETVKLIRDPKTGKFKQNIYYFAVASGSSKSGFLGEVGLDFADLVEATESLVVSLPLMPLETGAILHVAVQNMQGAQEIRPTEDSAISRTDSLDQSFETELGSNGHYGNGHCTSTEDEELNETFCYSKQNSIPRDPQPKNSLVKQFTSQNAINPLERHLHQRSSTDCSLGSDLDGSVTDTTHKSEEDLLRDTAQETSSNSFESMKNKIIMLERQAELSEMELQTLRKQIVKETKRAQEQSRQISNLKEERDVLKIKCEKLKLRCTDEVDAVASDNAGADDKKSTALLEEIRHKLQKEKNFNSKLMLKLQKTEDSNSELILTVRDLNKMLDQKDKDISYLSEKVRSNKDLLEAAAERTQLKIGQNEDRKAKELKFAEVSQSLKQTIEKLQDEIEVYKKDNNEMKAQMDQLESHCQVLEDEIEVYKRDNNKMKALMDQLESHCQVLEKENDDINHNLEQCELQNLKTQQEHSESLASIKHFKLQVERLEEEMKTQTSQYSKSLDTINELETHVSMLEKELETQSQEFEEHLEAVTQAKVKQEQRAIKAEEGLRRARWSNAKAAQKLQEELKRLSDEMTLKIDEKEELVNDAVTEATVLREENKILEELLQKSEEELKSTKEHYEREVLELKASSMEIGRLNLAGSAHCKQMEHREKVGYDTEQMEKSTAEIEVEQKLTMQKELERELASVRREAEMFLEELIPLRTEVDEKKIIEETLQSEVEKLHLQNDEMRCSTNQLKLENENLMKLVLKLQEQEDEPPEEATQDSIVAGGRKCMGKNIHHQGNGFTEGRIVQNGSRKIANITRREVDSGRVAETINGQSQNIHDPEELRGQVALLTERNKHMEHELKDMQERYSEISLKFAEVEGERQQLVMALRNFKNGKR, encoded by the exons ATGTTCAAGTCCTCAAAATGGAAAAAGGAGAAGATCAAAGCTGTATTCCAAATGCAGTTTCAGGTAACACAG GTGCCTAAACTAAAAGCGAAAAAACTGATGATTTCACTAGTTCCAGCAGACGCTGGAAAGCCGACAGTGAGACTAGGAAAAACAGCAATTATCGAAGGAACCTGTTCATGGGAAAATCCTATTTACGAGACAGTGAAATTAATCAGGGATCCAAAAACAGgaaaatttaaacaaaacatCTACTACTTTGCTGTGGCATCT GGATCATCAAAATCAGGTTTTCTGGGAGAAGTTGGTCTTGATTTTGCAGATTTGGTAGAGGCAACTGAAAGCTTAGTAGTATCCCTACCCCTAATGCCACTGGAGACTGGCGCGATTTTGCAT GTCGCAGTACAGAATATGCAAGGAGCTCAGGAAATCAG GCCTACTGAAGATAGTGCTATTTCAAGGACTGATTCTCTAGATCAAAGCTTTGAAACAGAACTAGGAAGCAATGGCCACTATGGAAACGGACATTGTACATCTACTGAA GATGAAGAGTTGAATGAAACATTTTGTTATTCCAAGCAAAATAGTATCCCACGGGATCCTCAACCAAAAAACAGCCTTGTGAAACAGTTCACCTCACAAAATGCAATTAATCCCCTTGAAAGACATCTACATCAGAGATCATCCACAGATTGCTCGCTTGGCTCTGATTTAGATGGGAGTGTAACTGATACAACACACAAATCAGAGGAGGATCTTCTGAGAGACACTGCCCAAGAAACTTCAAGTAACAGTTTTGAGTCCATGAAAAATAAGATCATAATGCTCGAGCGTCAGGCAGAATTGTCAGAAATGGAACTACAGACACTCAGAAAGCAAATTGTGAAAGAAACCAAAAGGGCACAGGAACAGTCGAGACAAATTTCTAATCTAAAAGAAGAGAGAGATGTCCTTAAAATCAAATGTGAGAAACTTAAACTGAGATGTACAGATGAGGTGGATGCAGTAGCTTCAGATAATGCAGGAGCAGATGACAAAAAATCGACAGCTCTATTGGAAGAAATCAGGCATAAACTTCAGAAAGAGAAGAACTTCAATAGCAAATTGATGCTGAAGCTGCAAAAGACGGAAGACTCAAATTCTGAATTGATTCTTACAGTAAGAGATCTCAACAAAATGTTGGACCAGAAAGATAAGGATATTTCGTATCTTTCTGAAAAAGTTAGGTCCAATAAAGATTTGCTAGAGGCCGCTGCGGAGAGAACCCAACTAAAGATTGGTCAGAATGAAGATAGAAAAGCTAAGGAGCTTAAATTTGCAGAAGTATCTCAATCACTGAAGCAGACAATTGAAAAATTACAGGATGAAATAGAG gTCTACAAGAAAGACAACAATGAAATGAAAGCACAGATGGACCAGCTTGAAAGCCATTGCCAAGTGTTGGAAGATGAAATAGAGGTCTACAAGAGAGATAACAATAAAATGAAAGCACTAATGGACCAGCTTGAAAGCCATTGCCAAGTGTTGGAAAAGGAAAATGATGATATTAATCATAACCTAGAGCAATGTGAGCTGCAAAACCTGAAAACACAACAAGAACACTCAGAATCTTTAGCCTCTATAAAACACTTTAAACTCCAGGTGGAGAGACTGGAGGAAGAAATGAAAACACAAACGTCACAGTACTCAAAATCATTGGATACAATAAACGAACTTGAAACACATGTTTCAATGCTGGAGAAAGAACTGGAAACACAGTCGCAGGAATTTGAAGAACATCTGGAAGCAGTCACCCAAGCCAAAGTTAAGCAGGAGCAGAGGGCGATAAAAGCAGAGGAAGGATTGAGAAGGGCAAGGTGGAGTAATGCTAAGGCAGCTCAGAAACTTCAGGAAGAATTAAAAAGACTATCAGATGAAATGACATTGAAGATTGATGAGAAAGAAGAACTGGTCAATGATGCAGTGACGGAAGCAACTGTTCTGCGTGAGGAGAACAAAATTTTAGAGGAATTACTGCAGAAATCTGAAGAAGAACTTAAATCAACAAAAGAACATTATGAAAGAGAAGTTCTTGAATTGAAAGCTTCGTCAATGGAGATAGGAAGGCTAAATCTAGCAGGGTCAGCGCACTGCAAACAAATGGAGCATAGAGAAAAAGTCGGATATGATACGGAGCAAATGGAAAAATCAACTGCTGAAATAGAGGTAGAGCAAAAATTGACCATGCAAAAGGAATTGGAGAGGGAACTAGCTTCAGTGAGGAGGGAAGCAGAAATGTTTCTAGAGGAATTGATTCCCTTGAGGactgaagtggatgaaaagaaGATAATTGAAGAAACCTTACAATCAGAAGTAGAGAAACTACACCTACAGAATGACGAAATGAGATGCAGTACAAATCAACTGAAGTTGGAGAATGAGAACCTGATGAAGCTGGTGCTCAAATTACAGGAACAG GAGGATGAACCACCTGAAGAAGCAACTCAGGATAGTATTGTAGCTGGAGGAAGAAAATGTATGGGGAAGAACATTCATCACCAAGGAAATGGCTTTACAGAAGGAAGAATTGTGCAGAATGGATCCAGAAAAATTGCTAATATAACAAG AAGAGAAGTTGATTCAGGAAGAGTGGCAGAAACGATCAATGGCCAATCCCAAAATATACATGATCCTGAAGAATTACGAGGTCAAGTAGCTTTATTGACTGAGAGAAACAAACACATGGAGCATGAATTGAAGGACATGCAAGAAAGATATTCAGAAATAAGTCTTAAATTTGCAGAGGTAGAAGGTGAAAGGCAACAACTTGTCATGGCTTTGCGCAATTTTAAAAATGGAAAGAGGTAG
- the LOC125858034 gene encoding uncharacterized protein LOC125858034 isoform X1 has translation MFKSSKWKKEKIKAVFQMQFQVTQVPKLKAKKLMISLVPADAGKPTVRLGKTAIIEGTCSWENPIYETVKLIRDPKTGKFKQNIYYFAVASGSSKSGFLGEVGLDFADLVEATESLVVSLPLMPLETGAILHVAVQNMQGAQEIRPTEDSAISRTDSLDQSFETELGSNGHYGNGHCTSTEDEELNETFCYSKQNSIPRDPQPKNSLVKQFTSQNAINPLERHLHQRSSTDCSLGSDLDGSVTDTTHKSEEDLLRDTAQETSSNSFESMKNKIIMLERQAELSEMELQTLRKQIVKETKRAQEQSRQISNLKEERDVLKIKCEKLKLRCTDEVDAVASDNAGADDKKSTALLEEIRHKLQKEKNFNSKLMLKLQKTEDSNSELILTVRDLNKMLDQKDKDISYLSEKVRSNKDLLEAAAERTQLKIGQNEDRKAKELKFAEVSQSLKQTIEKLQDEIEVYKKDSNEMKAQMDQLESHCQVLENEIEVYKKDNNEMKAQMDQLESHCQVLEDEIEVYKRDNNKMKALMDQLESHCQVLEKENDDINHNLEQCELQNLKTQQEHSESLASIKHFKLQVERLEEEMKTQTSQYSKSLDTINELETHVSMLEKELETQSQEFEEHLEAVTQAKVKQEQRAIKAEEGLRRARWSNAKAAQKLQEELKRLSDEMTLKIDEKEELVNDAVTEATVLREENKILEELLQKSEEELKSTKEHYEREVLELKASSMEIGRLNLAGSAHCKQMEHREKVGYDTEQMEKSTAEIEVEQKLTMQKELERELASVRREAEMFLEELIPLRTEVDEKKIIEETLQSEVEKLHLQNDEMRCSTNQLKLENENLMKLVLKLQEQEDEPPEEATQDSIVAGGRKCMGKNIHHQGNGFTEGRIVQNGSRKIANITRREVDSGRVAETINGQSQNIHDPEELRGQVALLTERNKHMEHELKDMQERYSEISLKFAEVEGERQQLVMALRNFKNGKR, from the exons ATGTTCAAGTCCTCAAAATGGAAAAAGGAGAAGATCAAAGCTGTATTCCAAATGCAGTTTCAGGTAACACAG GTGCCTAAACTAAAAGCGAAAAAACTGATGATTTCACTAGTTCCAGCAGACGCTGGAAAGCCGACAGTGAGACTAGGAAAAACAGCAATTATCGAAGGAACCTGTTCATGGGAAAATCCTATTTACGAGACAGTGAAATTAATCAGGGATCCAAAAACAGgaaaatttaaacaaaacatCTACTACTTTGCTGTGGCATCT GGATCATCAAAATCAGGTTTTCTGGGAGAAGTTGGTCTTGATTTTGCAGATTTGGTAGAGGCAACTGAAAGCTTAGTAGTATCCCTACCCCTAATGCCACTGGAGACTGGCGCGATTTTGCAT GTCGCAGTACAGAATATGCAAGGAGCTCAGGAAATCAG GCCTACTGAAGATAGTGCTATTTCAAGGACTGATTCTCTAGATCAAAGCTTTGAAACAGAACTAGGAAGCAATGGCCACTATGGAAACGGACATTGTACATCTACTGAA GATGAAGAGTTGAATGAAACATTTTGTTATTCCAAGCAAAATAGTATCCCACGGGATCCTCAACCAAAAAACAGCCTTGTGAAACAGTTCACCTCACAAAATGCAATTAATCCCCTTGAAAGACATCTACATCAGAGATCATCCACAGATTGCTCGCTTGGCTCTGATTTAGATGGGAGTGTAACTGATACAACACACAAATCAGAGGAGGATCTTCTGAGAGACACTGCCCAAGAAACTTCAAGTAACAGTTTTGAGTCCATGAAAAATAAGATCATAATGCTCGAGCGTCAGGCAGAATTGTCAGAAATGGAACTACAGACACTCAGAAAGCAAATTGTGAAAGAAACCAAAAGGGCACAGGAACAGTCGAGACAAATTTCTAATCTAAAAGAAGAGAGAGATGTCCTTAAAATCAAATGTGAGAAACTTAAACTGAGATGTACAGATGAGGTGGATGCAGTAGCTTCAGATAATGCAGGAGCAGATGACAAAAAATCGACAGCTCTATTGGAAGAAATCAGGCATAAACTTCAGAAAGAGAAGAACTTCAATAGCAAATTGATGCTGAAGCTGCAAAAGACGGAAGACTCAAATTCTGAATTGATTCTTACAGTAAGAGATCTCAACAAAATGTTGGACCAGAAAGATAAGGATATTTCGTATCTTTCTGAAAAAGTTAGGTCCAATAAAGATTTGCTAGAGGCCGCTGCGGAGAGAACCCAACTAAAGATTGGTCAGAATGAAGATAGAAAAGCTAAGGAGCTTAAATTTGCAGAAGTATCTCAATCACTGAAGCAGACAATTGAAAAATTACAGGATGAAATAGAGGTCTACAAGAAAGACAGCAATGAAATGAAAGCACAGATGGACCAGCTTGAAAGCCATTGCCAAGTGttggaaaatgaaatagaggTCTACAAGAAAGACAACAATGAAATGAAAGCACAGATGGACCAGCTTGAAAGCCATTGCCAAGTGTTGGAAGATGAAATAGAGGTCTACAAGAGAGATAACAATAAAATGAAAGCACTAATGGACCAGCTTGAAAGCCATTGCCAAGTGTTGGAAAAGGAAAATGATGATATTAATCATAACCTAGAGCAATGTGAGCTGCAAAACCTGAAAACACAACAAGAACACTCAGAATCTTTAGCCTCTATAAAACACTTTAAACTCCAGGTGGAGAGACTGGAGGAAGAAATGAAAACACAAACGTCACAGTACTCAAAATCATTGGATACAATAAACGAACTTGAAACACATGTTTCAATGCTGGAGAAAGAACTGGAAACACAGTCGCAGGAATTTGAAGAACATCTGGAAGCAGTCACCCAAGCCAAAGTTAAGCAGGAGCAGAGGGCGATAAAAGCAGAGGAAGGATTGAGAAGGGCAAGGTGGAGTAATGCTAAGGCAGCTCAGAAACTTCAGGAAGAATTAAAAAGACTATCAGATGAAATGACATTGAAGATTGATGAGAAAGAAGAACTGGTCAATGATGCAGTGACGGAAGCAACTGTTCTGCGTGAGGAGAACAAAATTTTAGAGGAATTACTGCAGAAATCTGAAGAAGAACTTAAATCAACAAAAGAACATTATGAAAGAGAAGTTCTTGAATTGAAAGCTTCGTCAATGGAGATAGGAAGGCTAAATCTAGCAGGGTCAGCGCACTGCAAACAAATGGAGCATAGAGAAAAAGTCGGATATGATACGGAGCAAATGGAAAAATCAACTGCTGAAATAGAGGTAGAGCAAAAATTGACCATGCAAAAGGAATTGGAGAGGGAACTAGCTTCAGTGAGGAGGGAAGCAGAAATGTTTCTAGAGGAATTGATTCCCTTGAGGactgaagtggatgaaaagaaGATAATTGAAGAAACCTTACAATCAGAAGTAGAGAAACTACACCTACAGAATGACGAAATGAGATGCAGTACAAATCAACTGAAGTTGGAGAATGAGAACCTGATGAAGCTGGTGCTCAAATTACAGGAACAG GAGGATGAACCACCTGAAGAAGCAACTCAGGATAGTATTGTAGCTGGAGGAAGAAAATGTATGGGGAAGAACATTCATCACCAAGGAAATGGCTTTACAGAAGGAAGAATTGTGCAGAATGGATCCAGAAAAATTGCTAATATAACAAG AAGAGAAGTTGATTCAGGAAGAGTGGCAGAAACGATCAATGGCCAATCCCAAAATATACATGATCCTGAAGAATTACGAGGTCAAGTAGCTTTATTGACTGAGAGAAACAAACACATGGAGCATGAATTGAAGGACATGCAAGAAAGATATTCAGAAATAAGTCTTAAATTTGCAGAGGTAGAAGGTGAAAGGCAACAACTTGTCATGGCTTTGCGCAATTTTAAAAATGGAAAGAGGTAG